The genome window CGTTTCCTTAAGAAGGACATACAAGAAATCAATACTACAATCATTGATCAGCTCATTTCTATTCTTCATCACAAAACATCTTTTCCAGACTTTATAGAACAAGTCAATTCTACTATTCAAGCAATGGAGTGCAATTGTAAAACAGCACTTCATGATGGTGATCTAAGAATAAGCAACGCTTTAGATTACCTTTATGAACATGCTGATAGAATCGTTTCTCTAGAAGAAATTGCTAATTACTCTCACCTATCTGAGAGTCGATTTATTCACCTTTTCAAAGAAAATACAGGTATTACCTACAGGAGAGCCCAATTATGGAATAAAATATTAGTAGGAATGCCTTTGATAGGAACTAAAACATTTACTGAAATTGCTCATCAAACCGGTTTTTCGGATAGTGCTCACTTTAGTAGAGTATTTAAAGAAAACTTTGGTTTTAGTCCTCGAGACTTTCTTCATTTCAGCCAGTTTATTCAAGTTTAATGCGGTCTGAATACTGACTTTTGTTTCATCATCAAACAATAATACAATGGAACAAAAATTAGATCTAAATCCTACGTTCAATCATCTTCTAGTCGCTTCTAAAATATTAGATTTTAAGGCTGAATCATTGGAAACACTCACCGAAGAAAGAGGTTGGAGAAACCTATCTGATATGGAAAAAATCAAGGAAATATACAATTTCGTTAAAGATGAAATTGCTTTTGGTTATAACTCTAGCGATGATATCAGTGCTTCTCAAGTATTAAAAGATGGGTATGGGCAATGCAATACCAAAGCTAATCTTTTTATGGCTCTGCTGAGAGGTGTAGGTATTCCGAATAGAATTCATGGATTTACGATTCATAAAGCTTTACAGAAAGGGGCCATTACTGGAATATGGTACAAAATGTCGCCAGCTTTTATATTACATAGCTGGGTTGAAGTACTCTTCCAAAATGAATGGTATAATCTAGAAGGACTTATTCTAGACCAAAAGTACCTCAACGCATTACAAAATAAATTTCAGGATTGCAAAGAGACCTTTTGTGGCTATGGTGCTTACACTGATCAATTTCAATCTCCGCAAATTGAATGGAACATGAATGACACCTACATTCAGAAAAAAGGAATTCACCATGACTTTGGTTTATATAATACCCCTGATGAATTTTATAAATCACATCAACAAGAACTTGGGGTCATAAAAAGATGGATATACAGATATTTCATTAGACACCTAATGAATAATAATGTCGATAAAATAAGAAAGGGCTAGAGGAATAGAACCCCTCAAAACACTCACTATTAATACATTATATCTTATAAATAAAAAATAGCACAATCAACCGATTTATTGATTTTTTACTTTCTGATACAATTGATCGGTTGGGTTGTTGCGTATATTTAGAAGTTAAAACCTAATTACTCTCTATTCAAAAGTTAAAACCTATGAATAAAAAAACACTCCTATTTTCTTTATTGTTTGCTACTATTATTATTTCCTGTAATAATGATGAAGTCGAAACCTCAAATGATAGTGATGAAGTTTCAACCTTTGGAATACGACATGATAAAGATTTATCAGATTATGAAAATGTAGCTAAAAGCAATGATACCAGTTTACCAAATTTTGATGCCGTTGTTAATTTCAGTTATAGCTTAGACGGAAGCAGTAACGAAGATTATACCGCTTCAGGAACATTGATTGATACAGAATGGGTATTAACAGCAGGACATAATTTTTATGATGCAAATGAGCAGAGTTCTCCCGCTCCCCTAGAAGGCATTAAGGTTAAAATAGGGAATGATCCGAATAACCCCGATGCAGTTTATTCAGTAACAGAAATGATTCTGCATCCTACATGGTTAGCAGGAAACCAAGAATACAGTCATGCTAATGACTTATGCCTGATAAAACTCTCCTCACCCGTTCAAAATATCACTCCTGTACTCCTCTTTGATGATGGTACCGAAAGCTTAGAAAGTACAGTTTGGTTCTGTGGCTTTGGTGATTACTCTGAACAAGCAGGCCAAGATAAAAACTCGGACTCCAAGAAACATGCAATGAGTAATACATTAGACCGCAAAGTCGATGGATTTCAGACTTCATTAAACGGTACTACCTACACTGGAGGTATTTTAGCTTTTGACTTCGACAACCCCAATGGTACTATCAACTCCTTAGGTGATGATCATATTGGAGGTTTTGAAGACCAACTTGGAACAGGAGCTAGTAGTGCATCCGCCTTAGATTATGAGGGAGCTACTGTTAAAGGGGATAGTGGAGGACCTTTATTTGTCAAAGACAATGGCGTATGGAAACTTGCTGGCGTTTTAGCGGGTGGTGTCACTAACCCTATTCCCAACCACACCGACGGTGATTATGGAGACATCAGTATATTTATAAGAGTTTCTTCTTCATACGACTGGATATTATCGAATATGGAGTAAGGTCACTTGTGAAAAATTATTATATGTCATCAACTACTTCAATTAATAAGAAGTGGTTGGTGACATTTTTCTTTCATCGTAAGGATTTCAACCAAAATAATTGTCCAATAATTTCAATTCTAAAAAAAATAGTGACAATATTATACTTAAGTTCTCATCAACAACATGTTGTAAATTAAAATAACTCAATACGCAAAAAACTAACTTCATCTTATGTACAATCAATCTATTAAATACCACCTGGATAAATTTTACGGCGATAATCCCGAATTTGGAGAAGATGGTGGAATTCATGAAAAATGGGCATGGCTAGAATTTGGCTTTTTTAAGATCCCATTTCCCAATTTTAAATCGAGAAGTGATATCATATATCTTCACGACGTTAATCATATTATTAATGATTATGATACCACTTGGAAAGGAGAAGTCTCTGTGTCTGCATGGGAAATTTCAACTGGAATGGGGCGATTTCTTACTGGTTGGTTGTTTGCCTCTTTCGCTTTTGGTTTTGGTATTCTGATCTACCCTAAGTCAGTTTATCAAGCTTTTATGAAAGGAAGAATTACAAAAAGTCTATTCAAAATGGAGATTCCAAAAGAAGAACTATTGAACATGTCTCTGAAAGAAGTAAAGCAAATTACAAACCACGAAGAGAAAGTGAATTATCAACCAACAACAAGTGATAAACTTAGGTTTGTACTTGCTGGAAGTTTAAGTTGTTTATTCTTCCTTTCCCCTTTTATTTTTTCAGTCCTATTACTTATCACACTATAAACCTTATAACACATCTCTAACTTATGGAAAGAAAATTAACAGAAGAAGAACTAAAAGAATTAGAAGCCCAACTCAGTTGTCCAGAAGGTGACAATGGTATTGAAGTGGGTAACTTGATGAACGAATCGAATATTCCAATGACTAAAAGTTCGATCCGCGAACTTGACATACAAGATGAAAATACTGTTTTAGAATTAGGTCATGGTAACTGTGGGCATCTTAATTTAATTATTGATGCCGCTGAGGATGTTTATTACTTTGGTTTGGAAGTATCAAAAACCATGTGGATTGAGGCCCAAAGGATAAATATCACCAAACAAGCAGAGTTTAGACTTTACGATGGGAAGTATATACCATTTCCAGAAAATCATTTTGATAGAGTATTAAGTGTTAACTCCATCTATTTCTGGGAAGAACCCTTAGCTGTTTTAGAAAGTATAGAAAATAGCTTAAAAGTGGGTGGACAATTTATCTTAACTTTTGCACATCGATCTTTCATGAAAAAATTACCTTTTGTAGGAGATAAGTTTACACTCTATGAAGTGAAAGACATTCAAGAACTAATTAAGCCTTTAAACTTAGTCATTACCGAAGTAACGAAAGAATCGGATGAGGTAAAAAATAAAAGTGGAGAAAAAGTATTACGAACATACTCTATTGTGAAAATGGTCAAAATGTAATCTCTGTGATACAAAAAACTTATCCTCTATTGACAAACACATTCTTTTATATCTAAATTGTATTGATTTTGACATCCAATTCATATCATAACTCTTAGTTTAAATTAACAGCATTACGAACATGGAATTCAAAGAAAAGGCAATTAAATACAAAGATCGTATTGTTTTTATGAAGCTTTCTATGCCTTCTTTCGATCGTACATTAAAGCAATTTGTAGAAGACGAAGCCTGCTTTATGTTTGTCAATAGAGGAGCTGTTGCTGTTCGCTCACCTGAGGAATACCTGACTTTAAATAAAGATCAGGCTATGATTGCAAAATGTCTTAATTACTTTTTTGAACCTGTCAAAGATCAGTCGAAGTGTACAGACGGTATCGAATCTGTAGGCATTTTTCTATACCCTTCCCTAATTAAAGATCTTTTTGAATTTGATGTATCCTCTTCTCAACATAAAGTAGATTACAATATTAAACAAGTTCAAGTTGATTTGCTATTAGACAACTTCAGACAGAGTATAGACATCCTATTAGAGAACCCTGATTTAGCAGACGAAGGGATCATAAAAACTAAACTAAAAGAGTTTATCCAATTAATATATAAATCACAAAATGCTCCTTCTGAATTAGACTTTCTATCTGCTCTTTTTCAACCCAACGATATTGATTTTAAGAAGGTCATTCAACAAAACCTCTACGCCAATCTTTCCCTTGATGAATTGGCTTTATTAACCCACTTGAGTATTTCCTCTTTCAAAAGAAAATTTAAGGAAGTATTTAACGAAAGCCCTAAGAAATATATCAATAGAAAAAAAGTAGAAAGGGCGGCTGAACTACTGAAGTCTACAAAAGAGAGAATTTCTGATATTGCGTATGATGTTGGGTTTGATTCTTTAGCTACGTTTAATAGAAACTTTACTGCAGAACTAGGGCAATCTCCATCAGAATTTCGAATGAACTAAAATGAGAAGTTCTTGAACTAAACTGTAAAAAGATCCTTTGAATTTTCAGAGACATTTGTTGTGTACTAATTAATAAAACAAAGTCATGAAAAATTCAAAGACGTTAAAAGTATACTTACTACTCTCTGGTATATTACTCTCTATCATTGGAGCACTCACTTCTTTCAATCCTATCGAGATCAAAGCAAATGAAGGAATTATTTTAGCTGGAAATCCTAGTGCTTTAAATGATGTTCGATCATTTGGTATGTTACTG of Flammeovirga agarivorans contains these proteins:
- a CDS encoding helix-turn-helix transcriptional regulator, whose product is MINHIQVEKDFGWFIGSFDNNQFHKHYALQISIPLTGTITINTPIHHLTTQKAIIIKSNIKHQVLSKSDHFILLINPVSALGHFWNRFLKKDIQEINTTIIDQLISILHHKTSFPDFIEQVNSTIQAMECNCKTALHDGDLRISNALDYLYEHADRIVSLEEIANYSHLSESRFIHLFKENTGITYRRAQLWNKILVGMPLIGTKTFTEIAHQTGFSDSAHFSRVFKENFGFSPRDFLHFSQFIQV
- a CDS encoding transglutaminase-like domain-containing protein; the protein is MEQKLDLNPTFNHLLVASKILDFKAESLETLTEERGWRNLSDMEKIKEIYNFVKDEIAFGYNSSDDISASQVLKDGYGQCNTKANLFMALLRGVGIPNRIHGFTIHKALQKGAITGIWYKMSPAFILHSWVEVLFQNEWYNLEGLILDQKYLNALQNKFQDCKETFCGYGAYTDQFQSPQIEWNMNDTYIQKKGIHHDFGLYNTPDEFYKSHQQELGVIKRWIYRYFIRHLMNNNVDKIRKG
- a CDS encoding helix-turn-helix domain-containing protein: MEFKEKAIKYKDRIVFMKLSMPSFDRTLKQFVEDEACFMFVNRGAVAVRSPEEYLTLNKDQAMIAKCLNYFFEPVKDQSKCTDGIESVGIFLYPSLIKDLFEFDVSSSQHKVDYNIKQVQVDLLLDNFRQSIDILLENPDLADEGIIKTKLKEFIQLIYKSQNAPSELDFLSALFQPNDIDFKKVIQQNLYANLSLDELALLTHLSISSFKRKFKEVFNESPKKYINRKKVERAAELLKSTKERISDIAYDVGFDSLATFNRNFTAELGQSPSEFRMN
- a CDS encoding class I SAM-dependent methyltransferase, which produces MERKLTEEELKELEAQLSCPEGDNGIEVGNLMNESNIPMTKSSIRELDIQDENTVLELGHGNCGHLNLIIDAAEDVYYFGLEVSKTMWIEAQRINITKQAEFRLYDGKYIPFPENHFDRVLSVNSIYFWEEPLAVLESIENSLKVGGQFILTFAHRSFMKKLPFVGDKFTLYEVKDIQELIKPLNLVITEVTKESDEVKNKSGEKVLRTYSIVKMVKM
- a CDS encoding S1 family peptidase — its product is MNKKTLLFSLLFATIIISCNNDEVETSNDSDEVSTFGIRHDKDLSDYENVAKSNDTSLPNFDAVVNFSYSLDGSSNEDYTASGTLIDTEWVLTAGHNFYDANEQSSPAPLEGIKVKIGNDPNNPDAVYSVTEMILHPTWLAGNQEYSHANDLCLIKLSSPVQNITPVLLFDDGTESLESTVWFCGFGDYSEQAGQDKNSDSKKHAMSNTLDRKVDGFQTSLNGTTYTGGILAFDFDNPNGTINSLGDDHIGGFEDQLGTGASSASALDYEGATVKGDSGGPLFVKDNGVWKLAGVLAGGVTNPIPNHTDGDYGDISIFIRVSSSYDWILSNME